Proteins found in one Acidobacteriota bacterium genomic segment:
- the holB gene encoding DNA polymerase III subunit delta', with translation MAFLDIPGHGRIKNILKRALAKGRLPHALIFSGPEDLGKKATALVLAQALNCLELSDDACGRCANCRAIKNGRFPDVLEIEPVTSSISINAIRDMKQRAYLRPMSGRNKVFIIDDADKLGEAAAHSVLKVLEEPPVGTYLILVTPNPHLLLTTIASRCQVLEFTGLAEEEIAGILIEEGHPEEQARILALLAQGSLFRARDMDWEEIGEERRRTWELFSAVLLWDRPSRFLTLFSRYPNWRLEDALRRTLGFFVCFCRDCLLVVSQGNLRMLMNPDFEKPIVEASTAAGRRRVLEVLDRLESLLQDLPKNLNRKLLVNALFAGLEI, from the coding sequence ATGGCATTTTTAGATATTCCGGGGCATGGCCGGATCAAGAACATCCTGAAGCGGGCGCTTGCCAAGGGCCGCCTGCCTCATGCCCTGATCTTCTCCGGTCCCGAGGACTTGGGGAAAAAGGCTACGGCCCTGGTTCTGGCCCAAGCCCTGAACTGCCTGGAGCTTTCGGACGACGCCTGCGGGCGATGCGCCAACTGCCGGGCCATAAAAAACGGCCGATTTCCGGATGTTCTGGAAATCGAGCCGGTGACCTCCAGCATAAGCATCAACGCCATTCGGGACATGAAGCAAAGAGCCTATCTCCGGCCAATGTCCGGAAGAAACAAGGTTTTCATCATCGATGATGCGGACAAGCTGGGTGAGGCCGCGGCGCACTCCGTCCTTAAGGTTCTTGAAGAGCCGCCTGTCGGGACCTACCTCATTCTCGTGACCCCGAATCCCCATCTTCTTCTGACCACCATCGCCTCCCGATGTCAGGTGCTCGAATTCACCGGTCTTGCCGAAGAGGAAATCGCCGGGATCCTGATCGAGGAAGGTCATCCTGAGGAGCAGGCGAGAATCCTGGCTCTTCTGGCCCAGGGAAGCCTGTTCCGGGCTCGGGACATGGATTGGGAGGAGATCGGTGAAGAGAGACGACGGACCTGGGAGCTTTTTTCCGCCGTCCTGCTGTGGGATCGTCCGTCCCGCTTTCTGACGCTTTTCAGCCGTTATCCCAACTGGCGCCTGGAGGATGCGCTCCGGCGAACCCTGGGCTTTTTCGTCTGTTTCTGCCGGGACTGTCTGCTTGTCGTCTCGCAGGGGAATCTCCGGATGCTCATGAACCCGGATTTTGAAAAACCGATCGTCGAGGCTTCCACGGCGGCCGGGCGGCGCCGGGTCCTCGAGGTTCTGGACAGGCTCGAAAGCCTGCTTCAGGACCTGCCCAAAAACCTCAATCGAAAACTCCTGGTGAACGCGCTGTTCGCCGGATTGGAGATATGA
- the ricT gene encoding regulatory iron-sulfur-containing complex subunit RicT, whose translation MSDIILLLSRSTGKIVRARKGELDLKRGDLCIVESDYGGDLAAVVDDASPVCRNPKAGHEAVPVIRKATDDDIGKFEWLWEREKRAFELCQDRIRFRRLAMKLVAVRYFFNEKKGVFFYTADGRIDFRQLVKDLAKELRMRIEMRQVGVRDEARMMGGLGVCGRSLCCFSFIRNFEPVTIQKARRQQIAINPTKISGLCGRLMCCLGFEDQTRGRIFTPEDNAAPED comes from the coding sequence ATGTCCGACATCATCCTGCTGTTGTCCCGGAGTACCGGGAAAATCGTCCGGGCCCGGAAGGGCGAACTCGACCTGAAAAGAGGCGATCTCTGCATTGTGGAATCGGATTACGGCGGCGATCTGGCCGCCGTCGTCGATGATGCCAGCCCGGTCTGCCGGAATCCCAAGGCGGGCCACGAAGCCGTCCCGGTGATCCGCAAGGCCACGGACGACGACATCGGAAAATTCGAATGGCTCTGGGAAAGGGAAAAGCGGGCCTTCGAGCTCTGCCAGGACAGGATCCGTTTCCGCCGTCTGGCCATGAAGCTTGTGGCCGTGAGATATTTTTTCAACGAGAAAAAGGGTGTCTTTTTCTATACCGCCGACGGGCGCATCGATTTTCGTCAGCTTGTCAAGGATCTGGCCAAAGAATTGAGGATGCGGATCGAAATGCGCCAGGTCGGCGTCCGCGATGAGGCCCGGATGATGGGAGGGCTGGGGGTCTGCGGACGGTCGCTGTGTTGTTTTTCCTTTATCCGGAACTTCGAACCCGTGACCATTCAGAAAGCCCGCCGCCAACAGATTGCCATCAATCCGACCAAGATCTCCGGTCTCTGCGGACGTCTGATGTGCTGTCTCGGATTCGAGGATCAGACCCGGGGCAGGATTTTCACGCCTGAGGACAACGCCGCTCCCGAGGACTGA
- a CDS encoding zf-HC2 domain-containing protein encodes MRKCHFEEKIDDYLLEKLEEAEREAFQEHLFNCPSCFARTSDREEILHVIKTNPSLLTEPEGVPEKTRPFFGMRLWLASFKPREWALAGLTACVSLAVLALLLTRPSDSPVFLLEDDTAVRGKAVTLISPVIDVGGIPAFFEWRVVGENTLYDLTLSNHTVLWKTTTRENRVVLPPEIRAKMKAGESYSWQIKAFTAEGTLIAVSSRVRFTVARPD; translated from the coding sequence ATGAGAAAATGTCACTTCGAAGAAAAAATCGACGATTATCTCCTTGAAAAGCTGGAGGAAGCGGAGCGCGAGGCATTTCAAGAACATCTTTTCAATTGCCCGTCGTGTTTCGCCCGGACTTCCGATCGTGAAGAAATCCTCCATGTCATCAAGACAAATCCCTCTCTTCTGACCGAACCGGAAGGCGTCCCGGAAAAAACCCGCCCGTTTTTCGGAATGCGCCTCTGGCTGGCCTCCTTCAAACCCCGGGAATGGGCTCTGGCCGGCCTGACCGCCTGTGTCAGCCTGGCGGTGCTCGCCTTGCTTTTGACCCGGCCGTCGGATTCGCCGGTTTTTCTTCTGGAGGACGACACCGCCGTCCGGGGAAAAGCCGTAACTCTGATTTCGCCCGTCATCGATGTCGGGGGCATCCCGGCCTTTTTCGAATGGCGGGTCGTCGGAGAAAACACGCTCTACGACCTCACCCTTTCCAATCACACCGTCCTTTGGAAAACAACAACGCGGGAGAACCGGGTTGTTCTTCCGCCCGAAATCCGGGCCAAGATGAAAGCCGGGGAGAGCTATTCCTGGCAGATCAAGGCCTTCACCGCGGAGGGGACGCTCATCGCCGTTTCGAGCCGCGTCCGATTCACGGTGGCCCGGCCGGACTGA
- a CDS encoding sigma-70 family RNA polymerase sigma factor yields the protein MKKSVDLDAMAASYRPVIYFRIRKALGRDNPDCEDIANSVLMQAVEKVRKGEFRGESTIGTFLYTITSRRIIDYIRWKQRVLQHAPEPSLPADPGKSYELQEREAHIAEAVKGLKPRFKKILQLYYYQGLSREDVAARLGVSPKKVSEQAHYAVKLIKKSVKR from the coding sequence ATGAAAAAGTCCGTCGACCTTGACGCCATGGCCGCCTCCTATCGGCCCGTCATCTATTTCCGCATCCGAAAAGCCCTGGGTCGGGACAATCCGGACTGCGAGGATATCGCCAACTCCGTGCTCATGCAGGCTGTGGAAAAGGTTCGCAAGGGGGAGTTTCGGGGTGAATCCACGATCGGGACTTTCCTCTATACCATCACCAGCCGGCGGATCATCGATTACATCCGATGGAAACAGCGCGTCCTGCAGCATGCTCCCGAACCGAGTCTTCCCGCCGATCCCGGCAAATCCTATGAGCTTCAGGAAAGGGAAGCCCACATCGCCGAAGCCGTCAAAGGACTGAAGCCCCGCTTTAAAAAGATCCTCCAGTTGTATTACTACCAGGGTCTTTCCCGGGAGGACGTGGCCGCCCGGCTGGGAGTTTCGCCGAAAAAAGTCAGTGAACAGGCGCATTATGCCGTCAAATTGATAAAAAAGAGCGTCAAGCGGTGA
- the uvrA gene encoding excinuclease ABC subunit UvrA: MLQYPVMLEEIRVKRAAQHNLKGIDVGLPRNKLVVVTGPSGSGKSSLAFDTLFAEGQRRYIECLSAYARQFVEQMEKPDVESVEGISPAVSIDQKTISANPRSTVGTVTEISDFLRLLFARAGAPHCPRCGREVRSQSREQILIRVGEDFAERRVKLLAPLVRGRKGEYQRLFERMRKKGYLRVRVDGALTELDDDIPLDKTRKHTIDVLVDDLVLNDASGDRTAESVAKALELSGGDLLLIDEEGQDHLYSGKFLCPDCAVNLPELEPRSFSFNSPYGACRVCNGLGFAAEVDEWGETVLKEEACAACRGARLRPESLAVKVGGLSIHEIGELPLDGLAEKIPEFVFLTGIRPVADKILKEISGRLAVLKELGMGYLQLNRTAVSLSGGEAQRLRLAAQVGARLRGVLYVLDEPTIGLHQRDNGRLIALLKSLRDEGNSVIVVEHDEQTIRAADHILDLGPGAGEAGGYKVAEGPIETLLSDPASLTALYLRGEKSVAVPSERRKPAHCLTILSPREHNLKGMDVDIPLGVMTAVTGVSGSGKSTLVHDVLFKSLMNVLHDSGFKAGAHQGIRGVDKIDKVVAVDQKPIGRTPRSNPATYTGVFTILREVFSRTAEARARGYGAGRFSFNVAGGRCEECRGAGVKKIAMHFLPDVFVTCDRCAGKRYNRETLAVFYRDKTIADFLDMTVDEAVEELRAHPLLKRKLAVLKEVGLGYLRLGQPAPTLSGGEAQRIKLSRELGRKATGRTLYILDEPTTGLHFDDVSRLLAVLRELVALGNTVVVIEHNLDVVKASDYIIDLGPEGGEAGGRIVARGTPEEVAEVESSHTGRFLKAVLERSGREGEQGKPWHF; encoded by the coding sequence GTGCTACAATATCCCGTCATGCTTGAAGAGATCCGCGTCAAACGGGCGGCCCAGCACAACCTGAAGGGCATCGATGTCGGTCTGCCCCGCAACAAACTCGTCGTCGTCACCGGCCCGAGCGGTTCGGGCAAGTCCTCCCTGGCCTTCGACACCCTGTTCGCCGAAGGGCAGCGGCGATACATCGAATGCCTGTCGGCCTACGCCCGGCAATTCGTCGAGCAGATGGAGAAACCCGACGTGGAGTCGGTCGAGGGCATTTCGCCGGCCGTTTCCATCGACCAGAAAACAATCTCCGCCAACCCCCGGTCGACCGTGGGAACGGTGACCGAGATCAGCGATTTCCTGCGGCTGCTGTTCGCCCGGGCCGGCGCGCCCCACTGCCCGCGCTGCGGCCGGGAGGTTCGATCCCAGTCCCGGGAACAGATTCTCATCCGGGTCGGCGAGGATTTCGCGGAGCGCCGCGTCAAGCTTCTGGCCCCTCTGGTCCGGGGGCGCAAAGGCGAATACCAGAGGCTGTTCGAGAGGATGAGGAAAAAGGGATATCTCCGGGTCCGGGTCGACGGCGCCTTGACGGAACTCGATGACGACATTCCTCTGGATAAAACCCGCAAACACACCATAGATGTTTTGGTCGATGACCTTGTCCTGAACGATGCCTCCGGCGATCGGACGGCGGAATCCGTGGCCAAAGCCCTGGAACTTTCGGGAGGCGATCTCCTTCTCATCGACGAGGAGGGGCAAGACCATCTCTATTCCGGAAAATTTCTCTGCCCCGACTGCGCCGTCAACCTGCCCGAGCTCGAACCCCGCAGTTTTTCGTTCAACAGTCCCTACGGGGCCTGCCGGGTTTGTAACGGTTTGGGATTTGCCGCGGAAGTCGACGAATGGGGTGAGACCGTGCTCAAGGAGGAGGCCTGTGCGGCCTGCCGCGGCGCCCGGCTGCGTCCGGAAAGCCTGGCCGTCAAGGTCGGCGGTCTGTCCATTCATGAAATCGGCGAACTCCCACTCGACGGGCTGGCCGAAAAAATTCCGGAGTTTGTTTTTCTCACCGGGATTCGCCCTGTGGCCGATAAAATCCTCAAGGAGATCTCCGGACGTCTGGCCGTTTTGAAAGAACTCGGAATGGGGTATCTTCAATTGAACCGCACGGCCGTCTCCCTTTCCGGCGGGGAAGCCCAGCGTCTGCGTCTGGCCGCCCAGGTGGGGGCCCGGCTGCGGGGTGTGCTCTATGTCCTCGACGAGCCGACCATCGGCCTTCACCAGAGAGACAACGGCCGTCTGATTGCGCTTTTGAAAAGCCTGCGTGACGAGGGCAACTCCGTCATCGTTGTCGAGCACGACGAGCAGACCATCCGGGCCGCCGACCATATTCTCGACCTCGGCCCCGGTGCGGGCGAAGCCGGGGGATACAAGGTGGCCGAAGGACCGATCGAGACGCTCCTGTCCGATCCGGCCTCGCTCACGGCCCTCTATCTCCGCGGTGAAAAGAGCGTCGCCGTCCCGTCCGAAAGGCGGAAGCCTGCGCATTGCCTGACCATCCTGAGCCCCCGGGAACACAACCTGAAGGGCATGGACGTCGACATTCCCCTGGGCGTCATGACCGCCGTGACCGGGGTCTCCGGTTCGGGGAAAAGCACGCTCGTTCATGATGTGCTCTTCAAGAGCCTGATGAACGTCTTGCATGATTCGGGATTCAAGGCCGGCGCCCATCAGGGGATTCGGGGCGTGGACAAGATCGATAAAGTCGTGGCCGTCGACCAGAAACCCATCGGCCGGACCCCGCGTTCGAATCCGGCCACCTATACTGGGGTGTTCACGATCCTTCGGGAGGTCTTCTCCCGAACGGCCGAGGCCCGGGCGAGAGGTTACGGCGCGGGACGGTTCAGTTTCAATGTGGCCGGCGGCCGCTGCGAGGAATGCCGAGGGGCGGGGGTCAAGAAAATCGCCATGCACTTCCTGCCTGATGTTTTCGTCACCTGCGATCGATGTGCGGGAAAGCGGTACAATCGGGAAACCCTGGCCGTCTTCTACAGGGACAAGACAATCGCCGATTTTTTGGACATGACGGTGGATGAAGCCGTTGAGGAGCTCCGGGCGCATCCCCTGTTGAAGAGGAAACTGGCTGTTCTGAAGGAGGTCGGTCTGGGCTATCTCCGGCTGGGACAGCCTGCGCCGACGCTGTCCGGCGGCGAGGCGCAGAGGATCAAGCTCAGCCGCGAGCTGGGACGGAAAGCCACGGGACGGACGCTTTATATTCTGGATGAACCGACGACCGGACTTCATTTCGACGATGTCTCCCGGCTTCTGGCGGTCCTGCGCGAACTGGTCGCTCTGGGCAACACGGTGGTCGTTATTGAACACAACCTTGATGTCGTCAAGGCAAGCGACTATATTATTGACTTGGGCCCGGAGGGCGGCGAGGCCGGCGGCCGGATCGTCGCCCGGGGCACGCCGGAAGAGGTCGCCGAAGTCGAGTCGTCCCACACCGGGCGATTCCTGAAGGCGGTTCTCGAGCGGTCCGGTCGCGAAGGAGAACAAGGAAAGCCATGGCATTTTTAG